CTGATGATGGCGGGACTATTCCGGCCGCGAAACAGGATCCTCGGGGCCGATATCGCGGGCACCGTCGAGGCCGTCGGCAAGAAGGTCAAACGATTCAAGCAGGGTGACGCGGTATTCGGGGATCTGTCCCGGAGCGGCTGGGGCGGGTTCGCCGAATATGCCTGTGTTGCGGAAGGCGCGCTGGCGCCGATGCCCGCCAGGCTCTCGTTTGAGCAGGCGGCGGCGGCACCCTTGGCGGGGGTGGCCGCACTGCAAGGCCTGCGCAACAAGGGCCGGATTCGTTCCGGCCACAAGGTCCTGGTCAATGGCGCCTCCGGCGGCGTCGGCAGCTTCGCGGTCCAGATCGCGAAAGCGCTGGGCGCCGAGGTAACCGGCGTGTGCGGCTCACGCAACCTGGAGATGGTTCGCTCGATCGGCGCGGACCACGTCATTGACTACACCCGGGAAGACTTCACGAAGCAGGACCGGACCTACGACCTGGTGTTCGATACCGCGGCCCAACATTCTCCTGCGGAATACCGACGCATACTGAATCCGGGTGGCACCTACGTCCTGGTCGGCGGGTCCCGGTTCAACTTCATGGCAAAACCTGATCAGCAAGACCTGTTGTTCCTGGGTGAGCTGCTCGAGGCCGGCAAGGTGAAGCCGGTCGTCGATCGCCGCTTCGGCCTGAATGAAATATCCGAAGCATTCCGGTACCTGGAAGAGGGTCACCCCCGGGGCAAGATCGTCATCGCCGTACAAGTGTAATCCCTGGGGTCGGGAAGCTCCCGACGTCAGTCCTATATTCAGTGAACAGGAGGATGAGGATGGATGCACGAAACCGAATCGCGAAAGTGGCGGGGGCCGGTTATCTGGCCATATTCATTTCCGGCATCTTCGCCAATTTCTTCGTCCTCGAAACCCTGGTGGTGGCAGGAGATGCCGCAGCGACGGCAGGCAACATCCAGGACAACGAATGGCAATTCCGTTTCGGGATCCTGAGCTTCGTCATCATGGTGGTCTTCGATGTCGTGCTCACCTGGGCACTGTATGAACTGCTGAAGGTGGTCAACCGGAATGTGTCGTTGCTGGCGGCCTGGTTTCGGCTGGTGAACTGCGCGATCTTCGGCGTCGCGTTGTACAACCTGTTTGGCGTCCTGCACGTCCTCGGCAGTTCGCCGTACCTTGCGGCATTGAATACCAGCCAGCTGCAGGCGCAGGTGATGTTGTTTGTCCATGCGTTTCAGTCGACCTGGCTGGTCGGGCTGATTTTCTTTGGCATCCACCTGATCTTTCTCGGGTACCTGGTGTTCAAGTCGAGCGACTTTCCGCGGTTTATCGGTGTCCTGCTGATGATTGCGGCCATTGGCTACCTGATTGACAGTTTCGCCAACTTCCTCCTGCCCAACTACGAAGACTACGAGTCCATCTTCATGATGATCGTGGTCATACCCGGGGTGGTTGGGGAACTGTCGCTGACATTCTGGCTGTTGTTCAAAGGCGTGAAGACGGAGACCGAGCTGAAAGCGAGTGCGTAGGTCATAGGGCTCGGAGCGATTTTTCGCTGATCATCGAGATCCTTCTTCCCGATTTAGAATCATCAAGGAATCGCGAACAATGAAACCAAGAATCAGCATGATTACGCTCGGGGTTCGGGATCTTGCCACGGCCATTGAATTCTACGATGCCGCGGATGGAATCACCGCCCGAGGTCGCATTCTTCACCTTGAACGGCACCTGGCTGGGATTGTATGCAAAAGAGGCATTGGCCGAGGACGCCCAGGTGTCTGCCGCCGGGGAGGGGTTCGAGGGATTTGCCCTTGCCCACAACGTCAGCTCGGAACAGGAAGTGGATGAGGTCATGGCGCAGGCGGTCGATGCCGGCGCCACCCTGGTCAAGAAACCGCAGAAGGTGTTCTGGGGAGGATACAATGGCTACTTTAAGGATCCCGATGGTCATCTCTGGGAGGTCGCCCACAATCCCATGTTCTGGGTAGGCCCGGCGGACTAGGCAAAAGGAATAGCGAATTGAAGGCGGCAGAGTGATTTTTCCTCGATCGCCCTGACCGCTTTTCCTCTTCCAGGTCCTTGCAGTTGACTTGCATCAACGTTGTCGCCCCTTGAGTTTGGATAGTCTGACGCTTCCAGGCGGCACGGTGCCGCAGGGTTACCGGAATGCAGGGAAATGACATGGCCAGGCTGCGATATCTCTTGTTTTCCATTCTGTTGTTGGCCGGGGTCGCGTTCGCGACGGACCATGTCTTTCCCAGGGATCATCCGCTCGATCTGCGCAAAGCCCAGAAGCAGGGCCTGCACCGCCTGAGTGCGGACGAACTAAAGGCCTTCATGCCCGGAAGCACGGAGGCGATGCAGGGCGGGTCCAAGAAAGGGAAGATCCGCGTCTACCATCCTGACGGCTCCTTTGAGGGAGGGGCCTTCCAAAAGCGTGAAGGTACATGGCACATCGACAGCAAGAGCAACACATGGTGCCGTACCGTCGTGATCAAGATGCAGGACCAGGAGAAGTGCTTCGCGGTGTTCCGTGCCCCCGACGGGGTTCACTATTTTGACTACGACATGACCGATGGGTTCTATGTCAGTGTCTGGCGCCCGCTTCAAAGGTAACTGAAACCCGCGCGGCGAGAAGTCCATTCGTAGAACAGGAGGCCGAAAAATGCGTTACGTGCTCATTCTTGTTGCATCGATTTTGCTTTTCCCTGTTGGCTCCGCCCAGGCCCAGGTAAGCATTGGTATTGGTGTCAATACCCCCGGTATCAGCCTCGGTATCCACATCGGGGGGTATCCAAGGCTCGTACGGATTCCGGGCTATCCCGTCTACTACGATCCGTACGTGCAAGCGAATTACTTTTTTTACGATGGCCTGTATTGGGTGTTCTACAGCGACAACTGGTACGTCAGTAGCTGGTACAACGGCCCGTGGCAACTGGTCGGTCCGTACGAGGTGCCGCTCTTTATATTGCGGATTCCGGTGCGCTATTACCGCCACCCTCCCGCGTACTTCCGCGGCTGGCCTGCCAATGCGCCGCCGCGTTGGGACAGGCACTGGGGCCCCGAATGGGAGCGACACCACAAGGACTGGAATCGCTGGGACCGTCGCACCGCCCCGGCTCCCGCTCCGTTGCCGCGCTACCAGAAGGAGTATTCCGGCAAACGCTATCCGAGCCAGAGAGAACAACAGCGTCCAATTCGAACCGATAAATACCGCTACACGCCGCGTGAGCCCGTGACGCGCGAGTATTACAAGGGGACTCGCACAGACCAGCGCCGAACACCGGCCAAGAAGGACCAGGGCCGCACACCGGACAAAGACCGGAAGGACAGGCGCGACGACCGGGATCAGCAGCGCCGGTGATCGCAGCCATTCCTTGAATCACAGAAGAACGGGGTCGGAGTGATTATTCGCTAATCACTCCGACCTCCTTTCTGCGTTCCTTGGTCGTCCAGGCCTCCTTGCCCGATACAGCAAGGAAAAGCCGGGATCGGATCGCTGGGATCGAAGGTAGGAATCTATGAACTACAAATTGATTGTTGTTGTAGTCCTCGCTGCCCTCGGCGCGCTCTTCATTGTTCAGAACGTTGCCGTCGTCGAGATTCAGTTCCTGTTCTGGTCGATCACAATGTCTCGTTCGTTGCTTATTATTCTCCTGTTGGTCCTGGGCATTGCTATCGGGTGGCTATTGCACGGATACCTGAGGTTTCGTCAACGAAAGACAGATCATGAAGAATAGACTGCTTGGAAAACCGCGACGGACAGCACCGGACCATCAGCGGATGTACGAAACCATGAATGCTCGAATCATTGGATTGTTCAATCGCACCGTGGATGTCGTATTCGGGGTCATTCTCTTGCTTATCATTTTCGCGATTGCCATCGGTACGCTGCAATTGTTCGTATCTGTGTGGCAGCTCCTCAGGTTCGAGGGCATCACCGGGCACTACATTGATCTGATCGCAGATATCCTGACGCTCTACGTGCTCGTGGAGCTGTCCCGTTCACTGATTGAATATTTTGACAGCAGCAAACTGCGCATGACCTTTATCGTGGACGCAGCAATCGTATTCATCATTCGCGAAATCCTGATTGCGCTGTTCAAACACGATATCGATACCGGAACGCTCTATGCGTTCTCTTCCCTGCTGCTTGTTCTCGCTGCCCTGCGGATCGGTTCAGTGCTGGTGTACCAGCGGGAAAAGTCGATGCTGGAAGAAAGCGGGAAGAAATAGGGGGGGTCGGAGTGGGTTTTCCTTGGTCACTCGGACCCTTTTCCCTTCCAGGGCCTTGCGCTTGATGCGTATCAATGCTGTCTCCCTTTGAGTTTGGATAGTCTGGCACTTCCAGGCGGCACGGCGCCGCGAGACTACCGGAACGAAGGAGAAAGGACATGTTCAGGCTGCGATATCTCTTGTTTCCTGTCCTGTTGCTTGCCGGGTTCGCGTTCGCGGCGGGCCAAGCGTTTCCCGGGGACCATCCGCCGGACATGCGCAAGGCACAGAAGGAGGGCTTGCACCGCCTGGGTGCGGACGAGCTAAAGGCATTCATGCCCGGAAGCACGAAGGTGATGCGACACGGATCCAAAAAAGGGAAGACCCGCATCTACCATCCCGACGGCTCCTATGTGGGAGGGGGCTTCCGCAGGCGCACAGGCACGTGGCGCATCGACACCAAAAGCAACACGTGGTGCCGCACGGTGCTGGTCCAGATGCAGGAGCAGGACAAGTGCTACGCGGTGTTCCGTGCCCCCGACGGGGTTCACTATTTTGACTACGACATGACCGACGGCTTCTATGCCGGTGTCTGGCGGCCGCTGCAGAAGTGAGAATCAATGGGGTCGGAGTGACTTTTCCTTAGTTGCCCGGGCCTCAGTCCTCCGCGCTATTCCGGCAACCCGGCCTTCCGCAGGTCCGTCAGAAGCGCCTGCTTGAGCTTCGGATCCGCGATCGGGATCGTGTTCGCCGTTTCCGTGACCGTGGTCGTGGGGCTGAGTGTCTGCAAGTTTGCGACGGTCCATTTCGCGTCGCCGGGCCGGCCCGCGCCCACGTAACTCGCCGCGAGAAACAGCTTGATCT
The genomic region above belongs to Acidiferrobacteraceae bacterium and contains:
- a CDS encoding NAD(P)-dependent alcohol dehydrogenase, whose translation is MKAAVYSRFGPPDVLHLEEVETPTPGDQEVLVKVHAASLNRADGHLLAGNSFLIRLMMAGLFRPRNRILGADIAGTVEAVGKKVKRFKQGDAVFGDLSRSGWGGFAEYACVAEGALAPMPARLSFEQAAAAPLAGVAALQGLRNKGRIRSGHKVLVNGASGGVGSFAVQIAKALGAEVTGVCGSRNLEMVRSIGADHVIDYTREDFTKQDRTYDLVFDTAAQHSPAEYRRILNPGGTYVLVGGSRFNFMAKPDQQDLLFLGELLEAGKVKPVVDRRFGLNEISEAFRYLEEGHPRGKIVIAVQV
- a CDS encoding DUF4386 domain-containing protein; its protein translation is MDARNRIAKVAGAGYLAIFISGIFANFFVLETLVVAGDAAATAGNIQDNEWQFRFGILSFVIMVVFDVVLTWALYELLKVVNRNVSLLAAWFRLVNCAIFGVALYNLFGVLHVLGSSPYLAALNTSQLQAQVMLFVHAFQSTWLVGLIFFGIHLIFLGYLVFKSSDFPRFIGVLLMIAAIGYLIDSFANFLLPNYEDYESIFMMIVVIPGVVGELSLTFWLLFKGVKTETELKASA
- a CDS encoding VOC family protein yields the protein MESPPEVAFFTLNGTWLGLYAKEALAEDAQVSAAGEGFEGFALAHNVSSEQEVDEVMAQAVDAGATLVKKPQKVFWGGYNGYFKDPDGHLWEVAHNPMFWVGPAD
- a CDS encoding lipopolysaccharide assembly protein LapA domain-containing protein, which codes for MNYKLIVVVVLAALGALFIVQNVAVVEIQFLFWSITMSRSLLIILLLVLGIAIGWLLHGYLRFRQRKTDHEE
- a CDS encoding phosphate-starvation-inducible PsiE family protein, which produces MKNRLLGKPRRTAPDHQRMYETMNARIIGLFNRTVDVVFGVILLLIIFAIAIGTLQLFVSVWQLLRFEGITGHYIDLIADILTLYVLVELSRSLIEYFDSSKLRMTFIVDAAIVFIIREILIALFKHDIDTGTLYAFSSLLLVLAALRIGSVLVYQREKSMLEESGKK